From the Mycoplasmatota bacterium genome, one window contains:
- a CDS encoding GNAT family N-acetyltransferase, which produces MKIKSDLFIEKIKKLYIQNPCYLSSIALWKTEKMLKEANTYEVIDQDKIYLYALSNNNLIFYWSNQLDDFILTKNEISNLDILILHDNFYQLIKDDLVQYKIDQMNPLIYKGNQESITLHEDYLIKDFDFNNRADFVDAAKLINEVYAGHHHTEDEIKSWMNDIAFDPSLWFWIKEENSNEKAALAISTYQASVKKSYLDWIQVSPSHQKKGLGKVLVYETIRRSIDKSNIIRVTGITDEFYKTCGFISQDKWWYIKKS; this is translated from the coding sequence ATGAAAATAAAGAGTGATTTGTTTATTGAGAAAATAAAAAAATTATATATTCAAAATCCATGTTATTTATCAAGTATTGCGTTGTGGAAAACTGAGAAGATGTTAAAAGAAGCAAATACTTATGAAGTAATTGATCAAGATAAAATCTATTTATATGCATTAAGTAATAATAATCTAATTTTCTATTGGTCAAATCAATTAGATGATTTTATTTTGACTAAGAATGAAATTTCAAATTTAGATATTTTAATTTTACATGATAATTTTTATCAATTGATTAAAGATGATTTAGTTCAATATAAAATTGATCAAATGAATCCTTTGATATATAAAGGTAATCAAGAATCTATAACTCTTCATGAGGATTACTTAATAAAAGATTTTGATTTTAACAATAGAGCTGATTTTGTGGATGCTGCAAAACTAATTAATGAGGTTTATGCTGGCCATCATCATACAGAAGATGAGATTAAATCATGGATGAATGATATTGCTTTTGACCCATCCCTATGGTTTTGGATTAAAGAGGAAAATTCAAATGAAAAAGCAGCACTTGCTATTAGTACTTATCAAGCGTCTGTGAAAAAAAGTTATTTAGATTGGATACAGGTATCACCTAGTCATCAAAAAAAAGGATTAGGTAAAGTATTGGTTTATGAAACAATTAGAAGATCCATTGATAAATCAAATATTATTAGAGTAACCGGCATAACGGATGAATTTTATAAAACGTGTGGTTTTATAAGTCAAGACAAATGGTGGTATATTAAAAAAAGTTAA
- a CDS encoding DNA-3-methyladenine glycosylase I — MRCDWCLGDELYIKYHDEEWGRPVYDDQTLFEFLVLESMQAGLSWITILRKRENFRKAFDYFNVLKVSQYDEAKILELLNNPGIIRYRRKIEAAINNAKMFIEIQKEFGSFSTYLWRFVNHKQIINHYQQIDDIPTTSKLSDLIASDLKKRGFKFLGSTIIYSYLEAVGVIDDHIETCIMKNRRKIKLNENKE, encoded by the coding sequence ATGAGGTGTGATTGGTGTTTAGGAGATGAATTATACATTAAGTATCATGATGAAGAATGGGGGAGGCCTGTTTATGATGATCAAACATTGTTTGAATTTTTGGTTTTAGAATCAATGCAGGCAGGTCTTAGTTGGATTACTATATTAAGAAAAAGAGAAAATTTTAGGAAGGCGTTTGATTATTTTAATGTATTAAAAGTAAGTCAATATGATGAGGCGAAAATACTTGAGTTATTGAATAATCCAGGAATTATACGATACAGGCGAAAAATTGAAGCCGCTATTAATAATGCGAAAATGTTTATTGAAATACAAAAAGAGTTTGGAAGTTTTTCTACCTATTTATGGCGTTTTGTTAACCATAAACAAATAATTAATCATTATCAACAGATAGATGACATTCCTACTACCTCAAAATTATCTGATTTAATTGCTTCTGATTTAAAAAAACGTGGATTTAAGTTTTTAGGGTCTACCATAATTTATTCATATTTAGAGGCAGTTGGTGTAATTGATGATCATATTGAGACATGTATAATGAAAAATAGAAGAAAGATAAAGTTAAATGAAAATAAAGAGTGA
- a CDS encoding superoxide dismutase, translating into MKFELPKLPYAYDALEPSIDALTVEIHYDRHHRGYKNKLNTALEKHSEFGSGKSIEELLSEVNEIPEDIRQAVINTGGGYYNHNLYWSILTPNGKNKPTGILLEAIESTFGSFDEFKEKVNQSANTLFGSGWAFVVVNKNKELEVVKSANQNSPLSDGKTPILAIDVWEHAYYLNYQNKRPDYVNAIWDIFNWNEIERLYEEAIK; encoded by the coding sequence ATGAAGTTTGAATTACCAAAATTACCTTATGCATATGATGCATTAGAACCAAGCATTGACGCGTTAACTGTTGAAATTCATTACGATAGACATCATAGAGGATATAAGAATAAATTAAATACAGCATTAGAAAAACACTCAGAATTTGGAAGTGGAAAATCAATTGAGGAATTATTATCAGAGGTTAACGAAATACCTGAAGATATTCGTCAAGCAGTAATAAATACTGGTGGTGGATACTATAACCATAATCTATATTGGTCTATATTAACACCGAATGGTAAAAATAAACCAACCGGTATTTTATTAGAAGCGATTGAATCAACATTTGGTTCATTTGATGAGTTTAAGGAAAAAGTAAATCAGTCAGCCAACACATTATTTGGATCTGGTTGGGCATTTGTCGTGGTTAATAAAAATAAAGAATTAGAAGTTGTTAAATCAGCTAATCAAAATTCACCATTAAGTGATGGAAAAACACCAATTCTAGCTATAGATGTTTGGGAACATGCTTATTACTTGAATTACCAAAATAAAAGACCTGATTATGTTAATGCCATCTGGGATATCTTCAATTGGAATGAAATTGAAAGACTATATGAAGAAGCAATAAAATAA
- a CDS encoding TetR/AcrR family transcriptional regulator has translation MNSKKDRIFQAVIDHLKNEGFLMNLTIAKIAKKADVGKGTVYEYFNSKEELIAETIIYMLEKNNSRVLNLSNDSLNFKDSLLLFINKTFEILIENTNIHTILMSEEIYGLINHQLKQKMMVKIMELKKDYIQYLMSIINKGVNEGKFNPIRDSFIAISISNLIVTNIMYFINHKDEYQKDEFIDKMYQLILKLVS, from the coding sequence ATGAACAGTAAAAAAGATAGAATTTTTCAAGCAGTGATTGACCATCTAAAAAATGAAGGGTTCCTTATGAATTTGACGATAGCCAAAATCGCTAAAAAAGCTGATGTTGGAAAAGGAACAGTCTATGAATATTTTAATAGTAAAGAAGAATTAATCGCAGAAACTATCATTTACATGTTAGAAAAAAATAATTCTAGAGTATTAAATTTATCAAATGACTCATTAAATTTTAAAGATTCGCTACTTCTATTCATAAATAAAACCTTTGAGATTCTTATTGAAAATACAAATATACATACTATTTTAATGTCAGAAGAAATCTATGGACTAATTAATCATCAATTAAAACAAAAGATGATGGTTAAAATAATGGAGTTAAAGAAAGATTATATTCAGTATTTAATGTCTATTATTAATAAGGGGGTTAACGAAGGGAAATTTAATCCAATTAGGGATTCTTTTATCGCAATTTCAATTAGTAATTTAATTGTGACAAATATTATGTATTTTATCAATCATAAAGATGAGTATCAAAAAGATGAGTTTATTGATAAAATGTATCAGTTAATTTTAAAACTTGTATCATAA
- a CDS encoding efflux RND transporter permease subunit, with amino-acid sequence MKNIAKYSVNKPVSVLMGILIVILLGIVSITKLPLELFPDINLPFAVVVTTYEGKNPYEVEEDVTVPVEQNLLSINNLKTLQSTSREHFSIIIAEFEQSTNMDTAFLEIRESFQMLDLKEGAGNPMIIKFDPDMMPVMVVSLTRDWGDVSDEESLIKTTEWVKEDVLNKLERIPGVASVNLSGASDTEIQVDLDKDLLENYNLTQDEVLRIIKDQNISGLAGIVPDNNAIRMMYIGNKIVGLEGLKETPITYDSTNNKIITLNDLSTSIDFINAATNQYMKINGQQGISISFQKQSEVGITEVVQSIQKTLNEITGSDEYDAGYVELLNQGEYIEQSVGSVTSNIIIGSILAIIILFLFLRDIRPTLIVGLAIPISVIGAFSLMYAFNITLNIVSMGGLALGIGMLVDNSIVVIENIYRLLNQGKSPKEAAIAGASQVAGAITASTITTIAVFLPIVFIEGMTADLFTAMALTVTFSLVASLIIALTMVPSISARSLKQSNIKEDKISKKLQKWYEKIIIVVLRKKAISLIVVTLLLVLSIFLASLNGFELLPKTDEGTITVNVEMIKGTSFNKTTELTDKIVDEIMTIDDIKTVSAEVGGGGFGSMFGGTGATDTASITVLLKDNRTLSTEKIAKKIEEIRDELDYDQLDNINEKEVYKISVNSQSTTSMAGFGGTGIQLEIKGEDIYEMRNIANQLVSIIQEVKGTKDWDNGVVQTDDVVRIEVNKENAIKRGLTESDIRTAINNFYQSLGFSMTTTIDTSLIIKVNGIDYKISVPTNGFSGIDVNHQDFLRQISVFDYSVTKAIENKLAENDETFILYYLNIPFMDAERTIVNPLFNEDLPLRALLINPLVRYDEIKNEVYIPQQDEILTDTNPTLVSLIKGSVYEGNLDTSITNVKLEDGFGSITRDGKSRTMTVSAQVETGKVLSQVSKEVEDKVNAYLNSIEFKDSYGKHGYTVEFTGENTDINQTKHDMILAGVVAILLVYMVMAIKFQSLKYPFIVFFTIPLAFTGGLLALVITNLPISMVAMVGLIILSGIVVNNGIVLIDYINQLRESGKSIDKAIVEAGKTRLRPILMTALTTSLALIPLAIGFGEGGELLQPLGITAVGGLIYATLLTLIIVPIMYRVLNPKR; translated from the coding sequence GTGAAAAACATTGCTAAATATAGTGTTAATAAACCTGTTTCAGTATTAATGGGAATATTAATTGTCATTTTATTAGGGATTGTTTCTATAACTAAATTACCTTTAGAACTATTCCCAGATATAAATTTACCTTTTGCGGTTGTTGTTACAACTTATGAAGGAAAAAACCCTTATGAAGTTGAAGAAGATGTAACGGTTCCAGTTGAACAAAACTTGTTATCAATTAATAATCTGAAAACTTTACAATCAACTTCAAGAGAACATTTCTCAATTATTATTGCGGAGTTTGAACAATCTACAAATATGGACACTGCGTTTTTAGAAATACGTGAAAGTTTTCAAATGTTAGATTTAAAAGAGGGTGCGGGTAACCCGATGATTATTAAGTTTGACCCTGATATGATGCCTGTTATGGTCGTATCACTTACTAGGGATTGGGGTGATGTGAGCGATGAAGAATCACTTATCAAAACAACCGAATGGGTTAAAGAGGATGTTTTAAATAAGTTAGAACGTATTCCAGGGGTAGCTTCAGTTAACTTGAGCGGAGCTTCTGATACTGAAATACAAGTTGATTTAGATAAAGATTTACTTGAAAATTATAACCTTACACAAGATGAAGTATTAAGAATCATAAAAGATCAAAATATTTCCGGGTTAGCTGGAATTGTTCCAGATAATAACGCCATTCGTATGATGTATATCGGTAATAAAATTGTTGGGTTAGAAGGGTTAAAAGAAACACCAATTACCTATGATTCAACAAATAATAAAATTATTACTTTAAATGACTTATCTACTAGTATTGATTTTATAAACGCAGCAACAAATCAATATATGAAAATTAATGGACAACAAGGAATATCAATCTCATTTCAAAAACAATCAGAAGTAGGGATTACAGAAGTTGTTCAATCCATTCAAAAAACATTAAATGAGATTACTGGTAGTGATGAATATGATGCAGGATATGTTGAATTATTAAATCAAGGAGAGTATATTGAGCAGTCAGTAGGATCAGTAACATCAAATATTATCATAGGAAGTATCTTAGCGATCATCATTTTATTCTTGTTTTTAAGAGATATTAGACCAACATTAATTGTTGGATTAGCCATTCCAATTAGTGTCATCGGTGCTTTCTCCTTAATGTATGCATTTAATATTACCTTAAATATTGTTTCTATGGGTGGATTAGCCTTAGGTATAGGAATGCTTGTTGATAACTCGATTGTCGTTATAGAAAATATCTATCGTTTATTAAATCAAGGGAAATCACCGAAAGAAGCAGCAATAGCTGGGGCTTCTCAAGTTGCAGGCGCAATTACTGCATCAACAATTACAACAATAGCGGTATTTTTACCAATCGTCTTTATTGAGGGGATGACCGCTGATTTATTCACTGCGATGGCATTGACCGTAACCTTCTCACTAGTTGCTAGTTTAATTATTGCCCTTACGATGGTACCTAGTATTAGTGCACGAAGTTTAAAACAAAGTAATATTAAAGAAGATAAAATATCTAAAAAATTACAAAAGTGGTATGAAAAAATTATTATAGTTGTTCTTCGTAAAAAAGCCATTTCATTAATTGTAGTTACATTATTACTAGTTTTATCGATCTTTTTAGCTTCACTTAATGGATTTGAGTTACTTCCAAAAACAGATGAAGGGACGATTACCGTTAATGTTGAAATGATAAAAGGAACTTCTTTCAATAAAACGACGGAACTAACGGATAAAATAGTGGATGAAATCATGACAATTGATGATATTAAAACCGTTAGTGCTGAGGTTGGAGGCGGTGGATTTGGTTCTATGTTTGGTGGAACTGGAGCTACAGATACCGCATCAATCACTGTTCTTTTAAAGGATAATAGAACCTTATCAACGGAAAAAATAGCGAAGAAAATTGAAGAAATAAGAGATGAGCTAGACTATGATCAATTAGATAATATCAATGAAAAAGAGGTATATAAAATATCTGTTAACTCACAAAGTACGACATCTATGGCTGGATTTGGTGGGACTGGAATTCAGTTAGAAATCAAAGGTGAAGATATATATGAAATGCGAAATATCGCCAATCAATTGGTTTCAATCATTCAAGAGGTGAAAGGAACAAAAGATTGGGATAATGGTGTGGTACAAACAGATGATGTTGTTCGTATTGAAGTGAATAAAGAAAATGCGATTAAAAGAGGATTAACAGAAAGTGATATTAGAACTGCCATTAATAATTTTTATCAATCACTTGGATTTAGTATGACGACAACTATTGATACTAGTTTAATTATTAAAGTGAATGGAATTGATTATAAAATTAGTGTGCCTACCAATGGATTTAGTGGGATAGATGTTAATCATCAAGATTTCTTAAGACAAATCAGTGTATTTGATTATTCTGTCACTAAAGCTATAGAAAATAAATTAGCGGAAAATGATGAAACATTTATATTATATTACCTCAATATCCCATTTATGGATGCAGAAAGAACCATTGTTAATCCATTATTTAATGAAGATTTACCGTTAAGAGCACTTTTAATTAATCCACTCGTTCGTTATGATGAAATAAAAAATGAAGTATATATTCCACAACAAGATGAAATATTAACAGATACGAATCCAACCTTAGTTTCTTTAATTAAAGGAAGTGTCTATGAAGGTAATCTAGATACTAGTATCACAAATGTTAAACTAGAAGATGGATTTGGTAGTATTACTCGCGATGGAAAATCACGAACAATGACTGTCTCAGCACAGGTTGAAACAGGTAAAGTTCTTAGTCAAGTATCAAAAGAAGTTGAAGATAAAGTGAATGCTTATTTAAATTCAATTGAATTTAAGGATAGTTATGGGAAACATGGATATACGGTAGAATTTACTGGAGAAAATACGGATATCAATCAAACAAAACATGATATGATATTAGCGGGAGTTGTTGCGATTTTACTAGTCTATATGGTAATGGCGATAAAATTCCAATCACTCAAATATCCATTTATTGTTTTCTTTACGATACCACTTGCTTTTACCGGTGGCTTATTAGCACTTGTCATCACGAATTTACCAATTAGTATGGTTGCCATGGTTGGGTTGATTATTCTCTCTGGAATCGTTGTTAATAATGGTATTGTTTTAATTGATTATATTAATCAATTGAGAGAGAGTGGAAAGTCAATTGATAAGGCAATTGTTGAAGCAGGAAAAACACGATTACGACCAATCTTAATGACCGCATTAACCACCTCTCTAGCACTAATACCTTTAGCGATAGGATTTGGTGAAGGTGGAGAATTATTACAACCATTAGGAATTACCGCTGTTGGTGGACTAATTTATGCAACTTTACTAACCTTAATTATCGTGCCAATTATGTATCGTGTGTTAAATCCTAAAAGATAA
- a CDS encoding PadR family transcriptional regulator yields MSQKYAILGLLNISPMTGYMIKKNLELSMQKFWPISYGGLYPALHKLAKEKLVQVEDQDGSRGQLLYYITDNGKKTLHEWLMKKSSIQIKDEYILKIFLSKDLTSKERIKILKDYLLEKQQLLNGFKQILDNNDNETLYIDQGINIVTKFTLLTLESEVSILQKIIKEEEVNV; encoded by the coding sequence ATGTCACAAAAATATGCAATTTTAGGATTGCTTAATATATCACCTATGACAGGATATATGATCAAGAAGAATTTAGAACTATCCATGCAAAAGTTTTGGCCAATTAGTTATGGTGGACTCTATCCAGCACTTCATAAGCTAGCTAAAGAAAAACTCGTTCAAGTTGAAGACCAAGATGGAAGTAGGGGTCAACTTTTATATTACATAACTGATAACGGAAAGAAAACTTTACATGAGTGGTTAATGAAAAAAAGTAGTATTCAGATTAAAGATGAGTATATACTGAAAATTTTTTTATCAAAAGACCTTACATCAAAAGAGAGAATTAAAATACTTAAAGACTACTTGCTTGAAAAACAACAACTGTTAAATGGGTTTAAACAAATTTTGGATAACAATGACAATGAAACCTTGTATATCGATCAAGGAATTAATATTGTCACTAAATTCACTTTACTAACATTAGAAAGTGAAGTTTCGATTCTTCAAAAAATAATAAAGGAGGAAGAAGTAAATGTTTAA
- a CDS encoding CPBP family intramembrane metalloprotease, translated as MFNILETNLFLIIILLLMSIIIYYTVSKLIGKLIKICKVKQTGVELFISKFLLIILNLTLMVFVKIKIKDLLSIKELRTGIIFLIIGFLFSILIAFLTYQVVKKNSLVNNYRKMVKESPFLIFLTLILLVGPAEDLLFIGILQHVLMQKFDWIAIPIYLIIFTFYHYINVLCGAESKQEFWGMLPIRLMISFILSFSFYKTNTLIYGLIIHNIFDTLCFLGISIAVKSTKENTTITQ; from the coding sequence ATGTTTAATATCTTGGAAACAAACTTATTTTTAATTATTATTTTATTACTGATGTCTATTATCATCTATTATACGGTGAGTAAATTAATCGGGAAGTTAATTAAAATCTGTAAAGTGAAACAAACAGGGGTAGAATTATTTATTTCTAAGTTTTTGCTTATTATTTTGAATCTTACTCTTATGGTTTTTGTCAAAATAAAGATTAAGGATTTACTATCAATTAAAGAACTTCGAACTGGTATTATATTCTTAATTATAGGATTTCTTTTTAGTATTTTAATAGCTTTTCTTACCTATCAAGTGGTTAAAAAGAATTCACTTGTCAATAACTATCGTAAAATGGTAAAAGAATCACCATTTTTAATCTTTCTTACCTTAATCCTTTTGGTAGGCCCTGCTGAAGATCTACTCTTTATTGGTATACTACAACATGTTTTAATGCAGAAATTTGATTGGATCGCCATCCCTATTTATCTTATCATATTTACCTTTTATCACTATATTAATGTATTATGTGGTGCTGAATCTAAACAAGAATTTTGGGGGATGCTTCCAATACGTCTGATGATTTCATTTATCCTTTCATTTAGTTTTTATAAAACAAATACTTTAATTTACGGTCTAATTATTCATAACATTTTTGATACACTCTGTTTTTTAGGTATTTCTATTGCGGTAAAAAGTACAAAGGAAAATACAACAATAACTCAATAA
- a CDS encoding transposase encodes MPRKARIKDDYGIFYIYQHSSSHRNLFECDHDREQFLTILARTQKKFQFKLYAYCLLSHDEYHLIIDVNGGDLSKIMKSINITYAMYAKCKGKLFNDRYKSKLLKSNTEIVDIINTIHNKNQTPSSWNNYCAFNGLTPINIDLFYPSNNQLTSIQSGCTNCIHSVSEAKEKLNDIACKENKVLSELLNDHKLRNQLIRDFRKHSTLSLKDLGKVFGDLSESSICKIINS; translated from the coding sequence ATGCCTAGAAAAGCAAGAATTAAAGATGATTATGGGATATTTTATATCTATCAACATAGTAGTAGTCATCGTAATCTATTTGAATGTGATCATGATAGAGAACAGTTTTTAACAATCTTAGCAAGAACACAAAAAAAGTTTCAATTTAAACTGTATGCCTATTGTCTACTATCACATGATGAATATCACTTGATAATAGATGTTAATGGTGGAGACCTATCAAAAATAATGAAAAGTATTAATATCACTTATGCTATGTATGCAAAATGTAAAGGGAAATTATTTAATGATCGATATAAAAGTAAACTACTTAAATCAAATACAGAAATAGTTGATATTATTAATACCATTCATAATAAAAACCAAACACCCTCTTCATGGAATAATTATTGTGCGTTTAATGGTTTAACACCAATCAATATTGATTTATTTTACCCATCAAATAATCAATTGACTTCTATTCAATCCGGTTGTACAAATTGTATTCATTCAGTGTCTGAAGCAAAAGAGAAGCTTAATGATATTGCTTGTAAAGAAAATAAAGTACTTTCTGAATTATTAAATGATCACAAATTACGTAATCAACTCATTCGGGATTTTCGTAAGCACTCAACTCTTTCACTTAAAGATTTAGGAAAAGTTTTTGGTGATTTATCTGAGTCCTCAATATGTAAAATAATTAATTCATAA
- a CDS encoding FAD-dependent oxidoreductase, whose protein sequence is MELNFQFNLGNTSNSQNPPLLTNQIYDVIVIGGGPAGLNASLYAKRKGLLVGIIATNLGGQVMNTSIVDNYLGLNHMSGEALIEQFTNHVNDLNIPILEAVTVSQIKSANHLHEVHLSDKEIYRAKTLIIATGSKPRRLNIPGETEYLGKGIAYCAICDAPLFKGKDVVIAGGGNSAVEAALDLSKIAKSITLVHRSQFRADKILVEKILSDSNIKVHLQTQILEVIGDNTMTGIRVKDENGERVISSDGLFIEIGTIPNSTFLPNNLIKNERGEIITDEHNQTNIDGIFACGDITQIPYKQIIIAASEGAKAALSVNEYLNQK, encoded by the coding sequence ATGGAACTAAATTTTCAATTTAATTTGGGTAATACTAGTAATAGTCAAAACCCACCTCTATTAACCAATCAAATTTATGATGTTATCGTTATTGGTGGTGGTCCTGCTGGGTTAAATGCTAGTCTTTATGCAAAAAGAAAAGGCCTATTAGTTGGCATCATTGCCACAAATCTTGGTGGACAAGTAATGAACACATCAATAGTCGATAACTACTTAGGACTTAATCATATGAGTGGTGAAGCGCTCATTGAACAATTTACCAATCATGTGAATGATTTAAACATTCCGATATTAGAGGCAGTGACTGTTTCACAAATAAAATCAGCTAATCATTTGCATGAGGTCCACTTATCTGATAAAGAGATATATCGGGCAAAAACGCTTATCATCGCAACAGGAAGTAAACCTAGACGTTTAAATATTCCAGGGGAAACAGAATATTTAGGTAAAGGGATTGCTTATTGTGCTATTTGTGATGCACCTCTTTTTAAAGGAAAAGATGTCGTTATAGCTGGTGGTGGAAATTCAGCAGTTGAAGCAGCGCTTGATTTATCTAAGATTGCTAAATCAATCACCCTTGTTCACAGAAGTCAATTTCGCGCTGATAAAATACTAGTTGAAAAAATACTAAGTGATTCTAATATTAAAGTTCATTTACAAACCCAAATATTAGAAGTTATTGGGGATAATACAATGACAGGAATAAGAGTTAAAGACGAAAACGGTGAACGAGTGATTTCATCTGACGGTTTATTTATTGAAATTGGAACAATACCAAATAGTACTTTCTTACCAAATAACTTAATAAAAAATGAACGTGGTGAAATAATAACTGATGAACATAATCAAACCAATATAGATGGAATCTTTGCTTGTGGCGATATCACGCAAATTCCATATAAACAAATCATTATCGCTGCTTCAGAAGGCGCTAAAGCAGCATTAAGCGTAAACGAATACTTAAATCAAAAATAA
- a CDS encoding thioredoxin family protein, with protein sequence MKLLNEEITKQLLELFNNLVNDVTIALFTKEGECPTCEETRGYMQEIEALSDKIHLKEYDINKDQELARSYHVEMVPSIVLLNDKEEYLGIKFNGIPAGHEINSFIPTILEVSGNVSNLPDKIQKRIDNITKPTNIKVFITLGCPHCPGAVQKAHKLALSNENIDSEMIEAGTFYDISNKFNVSSVPKIVINDEYELIGNQPIEAFLTEIEKA encoded by the coding sequence ATGAAACTATTAAACGAAGAGATTACTAAACAATTATTAGAGCTATTTAATAATTTAGTAAATGATGTAACTATCGCTTTATTCACTAAAGAAGGAGAATGCCCAACTTGTGAAGAAACAAGAGGATATATGCAAGAGATTGAAGCATTAAGCGATAAAATTCATTTAAAAGAATATGATATCAATAAAGATCAAGAATTAGCAAGATCCTATCATGTAGAAATGGTTCCAAGTATTGTCTTATTAAATGACAAGGAAGAATACTTAGGTATAAAATTTAATGGAATTCCAGCTGGACATGAAATTAATTCATTTATTCCAACCATTTTAGAAGTATCTGGAAATGTAAGTAATTTGCCAGATAAGATCCAAAAAAGAATTGATAATATCACAAAACCAACTAATATAAAAGTTTTCATCACATTAGGATGTCCTCATTGTCCTGGTGCTGTACAAAAGGCACACAAACTAGCTCTATCAAATGAAAATATTGATTCTGAAATGATTGAAGCTGGAACATTCTATGACATATCCAATAAATTTAATGTGTCAAGCGTTCCTAAAATTGTGATTAATGATGAATATGAATTGATTGGAAATCAACCAATTGAAGCTTTTCTAACAGAAATTGAAAAAGCTTAA